A region of the Roseiflexus sp. RS-1 genome:
ACCCAAATCAGGACTCCGCCAGGTTGGTTTTCAGGCAGCGACGATGTGAAGCGACGTCGATAGATTTCCTGGTCGCCTCGCACGACAGAGGAGAGGGGCTGACTGAACAAACACAGAGATATGGATGATCGCCAGTCTGCCAAACCGTATTCGACTGTGCCGTGCGTTCCAGTTGGCAGTGGATGGGTGACGAATGATAATCAGCCTGCAACTGGCTGAATCTGACAAAAGAACTGTACCCTGGTCTGGGTCGTAGAAGTTCGCTGATGTGCATCATTGTACCAGTATGTCCATAGATGAGTAAAGTGACAGTTTTTTCATAAAAAGGGTTATCTTAATAATGATTTGATTGAGAAATGCCAGGATAGGCGCCTGTAATTGTCGTATTGCTTAACATCTCCCGTTTCAGGCATCAGGACGCCCACATTCCCATCTCCCATGCGTAGGAGATGTCTCATGGGGGTAGATTTTTTGAAAGCCCCTGCGTGCCATCTCCTGTTTCAGGCATCAGGACACTCATACTCCCCCTTCTCCACTTGTGGGAGAAGGGGGGTGGGGGGATGAGGGGCAGAAGAAAAAGGACGTCAGGGCGCCACAAACGCTCCTGGCAAAAGTGAGCCGTCTCACGTCCCGCGCGCCGGATGGAGCGCCGCTCTCCTACCCCACGTTCATCCCTTGCATATGCAATGTGCCGCTTTTGTAAACCTTGACGCAACCTTTCAAATCTACTATAGTAAGCGCGAATTTGACAGATTTGAAAGAATTTGGTGCGTCCATGACTGCGATGTATGCCACATCGACGGCGATGCCGTTCTCGCATGATCATCCCCACATCGTGGTGGTTGGCGGCGGGATCAGCGGAATGAGCGCAGCGTATGAACTGGGTCGCGCAGTGCGCGACGGCGCTGCGCCAGTCGCCGTCACGCTGATCGAGCGCGAGGCGCGTTTAGGCGGCAAAGTGGTGACCGAACGGAACGGCCCCTTCATCATCGAGGGAGGTCCCGACTCCTTCATGGCGCAGAAGCCGTGGGCGGCTGAACTGGCGCGTGAAATCGGGTTGGGCGATGAGTTGATGGTCGCCTCGCCGATGCGCCGTACCACCTGGGTGTTGCACAACGGGTGTCCCCACCCCCTGCCCGAAGGCATGCTGCTCATTGTGCCGACGCGCATCGCTCCTTTCGCTTTCTCGCCACTGATTTCTCCGCTCGGTAAACTGCGCATGGCGCTCGACCTGTTCGTGCCAGCGCGTCGTGACGATGGCGATGAAACCCTCGCCGACTTCATCCGCCGACGCCTGGGGAATGAGGCGCTCGACCGTCTGGCGGAACCGATCCTCTCCGGCATCCACAGTGCAGAATGTGAGCGCCAGAGCATTATGGCGACCTTCCCGCGCTTCCGCGAGTTAGAGAAACGGCACGGCAGCCTGATCCGCGGCATGCTTGCCGCGCGTCGCTCAATGCCGCCGTCTTCAGCGCATCAGTCGCCCTTCATGACCCTTCGCGGCGGCATGGGTTCGCTGGTCGAGCGGCTGGAACAGCGCCTGACGGCGCGTGTCCTGACCAACCGCAAGGTCATGGCGCTGGCATATGATCCGACTGCTGCGCGTCCATATCGTCTGCGGCTGGACGATGGCGCCACGCTGGATGCCGACGCCGTCATCCTGGCGACCCCATCCTACACTGCTGCCGATCTGGTGGACGAAGCGTTCCCGGATCTGGCGAGCGCTCTGCGCGCCATCCGGTACGTTTCGACGGCGACGATCTCGATGGTCTACCGACGTAGTGAAGTTGGCACGCCGCTCGATGGGTATGGGTTGGTGATCCCGCGCAGCGAACAGACCTGGATCAACGCCTGCACCCTCTCATCGGTGAAGTTCCGCCACCGCGCCCCCGACGATTATCTGCTGCTGCGCTGCTTCGCTGGCGGATCGCGCCGCCCGGAACTGCTCGCGCGGGACGATGACGACCTGGTGCGCCTGGCGCAGTCCGATCTGCGCGCTATCCTGGGTATCACCGCCGCCCCTGTGCTGACGCGCGTCTATCGCTGGCACAATGGCAACCCGCAGTACGATGTCGGGCATCTCGATCGCATCGCCGCGCTCGAAGCGCGTTGTCCAGATGGATTGTTGCTTGCTGGCGCAGCGTACCGCGGCGTCGGCGTGCCCGACTGTATCAAACAGGGGCGGGACGCTGCGCGTCGGGCGCTGGCGCTGGTGACGTCTGTCCAACCGGCGAAAAGTTAAGGTTTCTCAACTTGCGTAATCATTGTGAAAATTGTAACATTATTGCGATGATGAGCACTGAATCAACCGACAACGAATGGCTTTCGCTCGCAGAAGCGAGCGCGCTCGTCGGTGTAGCGGCAGCGACGCTGCGCCGCTGGGGGGACGCCGGGAAAGTGCCGATGAAGCGCACCCTTGGCGGTCATCGCCGCTTCTCACGGACAGGGCTGCTGAAGACGATGGAAGAGGCGCAGTCGCGTGATCACACCCCGCCGCTGGCGCCGCTCTCGTTGCTGCGCTTCGACGCCCACGCCATGGCGCGCGCCGACTGGCACTCGCGCCTGATGACGCATTCCAATGCTGAACGGATGCGTGGTTTCGGGCAGCGTCTCCTGGGCTTGCTCATCCAGTACATCAACCGTCAGGAAGAGGACGAGCGGTTTCTCAACGAAGCGCGCGCGATTGGCGTCGGGTATGGACGTGAGACCCGCGAGGCAGGCGTCAGTATGCACGACACGGTGCAGGCATTCCTGTTCTTTCGCAACTCGTTTGCGTGTCTGGCGATGCCGGTGCCCGGCATTGCCCAACCGAATGACCTTGATCAGGCGGTCGCTCTCCATGCGCGGATTGACCGTTTTATGGATGCAGTGCTGCTGGGAGCGATCACCGGGTATGAGCAGCAGTAGATGAGGTGGTCAGGTATGCAGATAACCCTGATCGGTGTGCATCAGCGTAATACGCCGGTGACCGTGCGTGAGCGGCTGGCGTTCAACCTCTATGAGTTGCCCGACGCACTCCTGGCATTGCGCCGGTATGTCGATGAAGGGATCATCCTCTCGACATGCAATCGGGTCGAGGTGTGCGCAGTGACGCGCAATGGTGTGGCAGGCGATGAGGCGCTGAAAACGTTTCTCGTCGAACAGCGTGGCGTTGATCAGGCGCTGTTTGCCCCGTCGCTGTACGTCTATCACAACGAAGCGGTCGTGCGCCACCTCTATCGACTGGCAGCCGGTCTTGATTCGATGGTGCTGGGTGAGGATCAGATCGTCGGGCAGGTGAAGGAGGCGTTGGCAATTGCGCACGCTGCGGGCGCGATCGGTCCGGTGCTCCATCGGGTGCTTCACGGTGCGCTGGCGGCTGGCAAGCGTGCGCGCACGCACACCGGCATCGCGACCGGTCACGTGTCGGTGGTGTCGGTTGCGATCGATGCGATGCGCCAGTATCCCGATCTGCTCAAGCGGGGACGTGCGCTGGTGATCGGCGCCGGGCATATTGCCGAACTTTCGTTGAAACATCTGCTTGCCGGGGGATGCTCCGCCATTACCATCGTCAATCGGACTGAGGCGCGCGCCGACGCGCTGGCGCAGCGCTATGGCGTCGCCTGGCGTCCGTGGAGCGATCTGGAGGATGCGCTGGCGGCAAGCGACATCGTTGTCAGCTGCACCTCGGCGCCCGGCATCGTTCTGTCACAGCAGATGGTGGAACGCGCCGCAGCAGGGCGCTCGACGCCGCTGCTCCTCTTCGATCTGGCAGTCCCGCGGGATATCGATCAGGGAGTCGCAGAAATTCCCGGCGTCTATCTCCATGACGTTGATGCGCTTGAGCCGATCTGTCGCACGAATCGCGCGCTGCGCGCTGCGGAAGCTGAACGCGCTGAGACGATCATCGAGGGCGAGGTTGCGAAGTTTATGGAGTGGTGGGCGGTGCAACAGGCGGTTCCCACCATTCGCGCTTTGCGCAAGCGCGCCGAAGATATCCGCGACGCCGAGATCCGGCGGGCGCTGGCGCGCTGCCCGGAACTGTCGCCGCAGCAGCGCGAAACCGTCATTGCGCTGAGCACGGCGATTATCAATAAGTTGCTGCACGAGCCGATTGTGGCGCTGCGCGATCCGGAAGCCAGCGGCGAACTGCTGACCGCTGTGCGCCGGTTGTTCAATATCGATGATACCGCAGTCTATACGTCGGCTAACATGACATAAGCAATAGCCTGGAGAGGAAGCACAAACGTATGACCGATCAGGATCACCCAACCACGTCCGTAACTCCCTGGTTTGTTCAGTTTACCGCTTTCAAGGTCGATCCTGCCTGGCGTCGTCTGCCGCAGGGCGCGCGCGCCGATGGACGTGAAGCCTTTGCCGCCGTCGTCGATGAGTATTCCTCGTCGATAACGACCTGGGCATACAGTGGCATCGGCTTGAAGATCGGCGCCGATCTCCTCCTCTGGCGGCGCGGCATTGACCCAAAACCGATGCAGGAGATGACGGCGCGCCTGCTGACCAGCGGCATCGGCTGTTACAGCGAGATTTCCTACCAGCTCTTCGGCTATACCCGCCCCTCGGTGTACACCCGCCGTCCGACCAGTCAGGAACAGGCGATTGATCTGAATGATCGCCAGACCTATCTGATCGTCTATCCGTTCAGCAAAACGACGGACTGGTATCTGATGAGCCGCGATGCGCGTCAGGGAATGATGAATGAACATATGCGCGTCGGTCATGAGTATGCCGATATCCGGCAGGTGCTGCTCTACGCCACCGGTCTTGATGATCAGGAATTCGTGGTGGCTTACGAAACCGAAGACCTGCCGCGCTTCAGCCAGTTAGTCACCGACCTGCGCGCGACCGAAGCGCGCCGTTACACGCTGCGCGATACGCCGATCATCACCGCTATTCACCGACCCCTGCGCGAAGCGCTGGCGCTGATTGGATGAACCTATGACACATTCACGTTTTCTGGCGGCGTGTCGTCGTCAGCCTGTTGATGCCACGCCGGTCTGGTTTATGCGTCAGGCGGGGCGCTATATGCCGGAGTATCGCGCGATCCGCGAGCGTTACGGCTTTCTGGAGATGGTGAAAACGCCTGAACTGGCGGCGGAAATCACCATGCAACCGATCCGCGCCTTTTCGGTTGACGCTGCGATTATTTTCGCCGATATTCTGCCGCTGCTCGAAGGCATGGGGCTGCACCTGACGTATGAACAGGGAGAAGGTCCGGTCATCCACAACCCGGTGCGTTCGCCCGCCGATGTTGCGGCACTCCGCACTCCCGATCCGCGTGAGACGGTGGCGTACACGATCCAGGCGATCCGCCTGGTGAAACGTGACCTGGAAGGACGTGCACCGCTGATCGGTTTCAGCGGGGCGCCGTTCACGCTGGCAGCATATGCGATTGAAGGCGGTTCATCGCGTGATCACCGGCTTACCAAGGCGCTGATGTACGCCGAACCGCAGGCATGGCGCGAGTTGATGGAACGTCTGACGGCGCAGGTGAGCGCCTATCTGATTGCACAGATCGAGGCGGGCGCGGATGCGGTGCAGATCTTCGATAGTTGGGCGGGGGCGCTGGCGCCCGGCGACTATGCCGACTATGTTTTGCCGTTTGTGCAAAAGTGCATCATTGCAGTGCGCGCCGGTTGCGGCATCGTTCCCCCGCCGCCGATCATCTATTTCGGCGTTGGACTGTCGGGCATGCTGGGGTTGCTGCGTCAGACCGATGCTGACGTGATTGGTCTCGACTGGCGCATTCACCTCGATGATGGATGGGCGCAGGTTGGTCCCGGCGTCGCCGTTCAGGGCAACCTCGATCCGCATACGCTGCTGGCGCCGTGGACCGAAGTGCGCCGCCGCACCGCCGATATTCTCGACCGCGCCGCCGGTCGTCCGGGGCACATTTTCAACCTGGGTCACGGGATTGTGCCGGAGACGCCGGTCGATACGGTGCGTCGTCTGGCTGAGTTCGTTCATGAGTATTCAGCGGAATAACCTATGACACACACATCACCGCCTGTGGGCGTTTTTCTGCTGGCGTATGGCACGCCGGAGAGCCTCGACGATGTCGAGCCGTATTTCACCCACATCCGTGGAGGACGTAAGCCGTCACCCGAAGCGGTAGAGAATCTGCGCGAGCGCTACCGCCTGGTCGGCGGGCGTACGCCGTTGAAAGACCTGACCTTTGCGACTGCCGACAAATTGCAGGCGCGGCTGGATGCTGAAGCGCCGGGACGCTACCGCGTCTATGTCGGTATGAAGCACTGGCATCCGTTCATTGCCGAAACGATGCCGCACATCGCTGCTGATGGGGTGCGCGACGTGGTTGCGCTTGTGCTGGCGCCGCACTATTCCCGCATGAGCGTCGGCGGCTATCGCCGGTATGTCGATGAGGCGAATGCGACGCTCGAACAACCGCTCCAGATCACATTCATCGAACGCTGGCACGACCATCCGGGATTTCGCCGCCTGATTGCGGATCGGATTGTTGCAGCGCGCGCCGAACTGCCGCCCGACTTGCATGACCAGGCGCTGGTGCTCTTTAGCGCGCACAGTCTGCCAGAGCGCATTCTGTCATGGAACGACCCGTACCCCGATGAACTGCGCGAGAGCGCGGCAGGCATCGCCGGTTTGCTTGGTCTGACCGACTGGCGCCTCTGCTATCAGAGCGCCGGGATGACCGGCGAACCGTGGCTCGGTCCCGACATCCTCGATTATCTGGAAGAACTCCACAGCGAAGGGGTGCGTGCCGTCATCAGCGCACCGTTCGGGTTCGTTGCCGACCATCTCGAAGTGTTGTGGGACATCGACCGTGAAGCGCAGGATAAGGCGGCGGAGTTGGGGATGGAACTCCGGCGCATACGTATGCCGAACGCCGATGATGAATTCGTGGACGTGCTGGTGTCGCTGGTTCGTGATGCACTCCGGCAGCGCGTATGAAACAGACTCTGATTATCGGCACGCGCGCCAGTAAACTTGCACTGGTGCAGACGTATATGGTCCGCGACGCCTTGCAGTCGGCGCATCCCGGATTGACGGTCGCTGTCGAGCATATTACAACACGCGGCGACATCATTCTTGATCGTCCACTCAATGCGATTGGCGACAAGGGGTTGTTCGTCGTCGAGATCGAGGAAGCGATGCGTGCCGGCAGAATCGATCTGGCAGTTCACAGCGCCAAAGATCTGCCATCGGTGTTGCCGCCCGATATGACGCTTGCGGCATGCCCGCGACGCGCCGATCCGCGCGATGCGCTGGTGGCGCAACCGGGTATGACGCTGGCTGCCCTCCCTTCCGGCGCGCGTGTCGGAACCAGCAGCCTGCGGCGCGCCTGTCAGTTGCGCGCCCTGCGACCCGATCTCACGCTGGTCGATCTGCGCGGGAATGTTGATACACGGTTGCGAAAGTTGCGTGAAGGGCAGTACGATGCGATTGTGCTTGCCGCAGCCGGCTTGAAGCGCCTTGGTCTCGACGGTGCGATCTCCGAGTTGATCGAACCGGACGTGCTGATTCCGGCGGTGGGGCAGGGGGTGATCGGCGTCGAGGCGCGCGCCGACGATGAGGAGGTGCTCCGCCTCCTTGCACCGCTGGACGATCAGGCGGCGCGCATCGCCATTACCGCCGAACGCGCATTTCTGGCGCGCATTGGCGGCGGCTGTCAGGTGCCGGTCGGAGCGCTGGCGCATCTCGAAGGCGATGAATTGCTGCTGCGCGGGATGATCGGCGCGCGCGACGGGCGGATGGTGCGCGGGATGCAGCGTGGCTCAGCGTCCGATCCGGTTGGTCTGGGTTGTGCGCTGGCGGACGAGTTGCTCGACCAGGGCGGGCGGGCATTGCTTGCAGGATAACGAAGGACTATGAAAGCCGTTGGTCGATTGCAGGGCAAACGGATTGCGGTCACCCGCGCCGCCGAACGCGCCGAAGGTCTGGCGTCGGCGTTGCGCGCGGAAGGCGCGGAGGTGTCGATCTGCCCAACCATTGCCTATGCTCCGCCAGAAGATCCAGCGCCGCTCGAAGCAGCGTTGCGACGGCTTGATCGGTACGACTGGATTGTTTTCAC
Encoded here:
- the hemG gene encoding protoporphyrinogen oxidase; the encoded protein is MTAMYATSTAMPFSHDHPHIVVVGGGISGMSAAYELGRAVRDGAAPVAVTLIEREARLGGKVVTERNGPFIIEGGPDSFMAQKPWAAELAREIGLGDELMVASPMRRTTWVLHNGCPHPLPEGMLLIVPTRIAPFAFSPLISPLGKLRMALDLFVPARRDDGDETLADFIRRRLGNEALDRLAEPILSGIHSAECERQSIMATFPRFRELEKRHGSLIRGMLAARRSMPPSSAHQSPFMTLRGGMGSLVERLEQRLTARVLTNRKVMALAYDPTAARPYRLRLDDGATLDADAVILATPSYTAADLVDEAFPDLASALRAIRYVSTATISMVYRRSEVGTPLDGYGLVIPRSEQTWINACTLSSVKFRHRAPDDYLLLRCFAGGSRRPELLARDDDDLVRLAQSDLRAILGITAAPVLTRVYRWHNGNPQYDVGHLDRIAALEARCPDGLLLAGAAYRGVGVPDCIKQGRDAARRALALVTSVQPAKS
- the hemE gene encoding uroporphyrinogen decarboxylase: MTHSRFLAACRRQPVDATPVWFMRQAGRYMPEYRAIRERYGFLEMVKTPELAAEITMQPIRAFSVDAAIIFADILPLLEGMGLHLTYEQGEGPVIHNPVRSPADVAALRTPDPRETVAYTIQAIRLVKRDLEGRAPLIGFSGAPFTLAAYAIEGGSSRDHRLTKALMYAEPQAWRELMERLTAQVSAYLIAQIEAGADAVQIFDSWAGALAPGDYADYVLPFVQKCIIAVRAGCGIVPPPPIIYFGVGLSGMLGLLRQTDADVIGLDWRIHLDDGWAQVGPGVAVQGNLDPHTLLAPWTEVRRRTADILDRAAGRPGHIFNLGHGIVPETPVDTVRRLAEFVHEYSAE
- a CDS encoding MerR family transcriptional regulator, producing MMSTESTDNEWLSLAEASALVGVAAATLRRWGDAGKVPMKRTLGGHRRFSRTGLLKTMEEAQSRDHTPPLAPLSLLRFDAHAMARADWHSRLMTHSNAERMRGFGQRLLGLLIQYINRQEEDERFLNEARAIGVGYGRETREAGVSMHDTVQAFLFFRNSFACLAMPVPGIAQPNDLDQAVALHARIDRFMDAVLLGAITGYEQQ
- the hemA gene encoding glutamyl-tRNA reductase; the protein is MQITLIGVHQRNTPVTVRERLAFNLYELPDALLALRRYVDEGIILSTCNRVEVCAVTRNGVAGDEALKTFLVEQRGVDQALFAPSLYVYHNEAVVRHLYRLAAGLDSMVLGEDQIVGQVKEALAIAHAAGAIGPVLHRVLHGALAAGKRARTHTGIATGHVSVVSVAIDAMRQYPDLLKRGRALVIGAGHIAELSLKHLLAGGCSAITIVNRTEARADALAQRYGVAWRPWSDLEDALAASDIVVSCTSAPGIVLSQQMVERAAAGRSTPLLLFDLAVPRDIDQGVAEIPGVYLHDVDALEPICRTNRALRAAEAERAETIIEGEVAKFMEWWAVQQAVPTIRALRKRAEDIRDAEIRRALARCPELSPQQRETVIALSTAIINKLLHEPIVALRDPEASGELLTAVRRLFNIDDTAVYTSANMT
- the hemH gene encoding ferrochelatase, whose amino-acid sequence is MTHTSPPVGVFLLAYGTPESLDDVEPYFTHIRGGRKPSPEAVENLRERYRLVGGRTPLKDLTFATADKLQARLDAEAPGRYRVYVGMKHWHPFIAETMPHIAADGVRDVVALVLAPHYSRMSVGGYRRYVDEANATLEQPLQITFIERWHDHPGFRRLIADRIVAARAELPPDLHDQALVLFSAHSLPERILSWNDPYPDELRESAAGIAGLLGLTDWRLCYQSAGMTGEPWLGPDILDYLEELHSEGVRAVISAPFGFVADHLEVLWDIDREAQDKAAELGMELRRIRMPNADDEFVDVLVSLVRDALRQRV
- a CDS encoding chlorite dismutase family protein, which produces MTDQDHPTTSVTPWFVQFTAFKVDPAWRRLPQGARADGREAFAAVVDEYSSSITTWAYSGIGLKIGADLLLWRRGIDPKPMQEMTARLLTSGIGCYSEISYQLFGYTRPSVYTRRPTSQEQAIDLNDRQTYLIVYPFSKTTDWYLMSRDARQGMMNEHMRVGHEYADIRQVLLYATGLDDQEFVVAYETEDLPRFSQLVTDLRATEARRYTLRDTPIITAIHRPLREALALIG
- the hemC gene encoding hydroxymethylbilane synthase, with amino-acid sequence MKQTLIIGTRASKLALVQTYMVRDALQSAHPGLTVAVEHITTRGDIILDRPLNAIGDKGLFVVEIEEAMRAGRIDLAVHSAKDLPSVLPPDMTLAACPRRADPRDALVAQPGMTLAALPSGARVGTSSLRRACQLRALRPDLTLVDLRGNVDTRLRKLREGQYDAIVLAAAGLKRLGLDGAISELIEPDVLIPAVGQGVIGVEARADDEEVLRLLAPLDDQAARIAITAERAFLARIGGGCQVPVGALAHLEGDELLLRGMIGARDGRMVRGMQRGSASDPVGLGCALADELLDQGGRALLAG